In Agarivorans gilvus, one genomic interval encodes:
- the ftsB gene encoding cell division protein FtsB, giving the protein MRSFKILLILIVMLLQYQLWFGKNSLNDYFALRDEVAKQAIANQELAQRNAILVADIADLRNGLDAVEEQARNELGMIKQGETFYRLIPNSSTK; this is encoded by the coding sequence ATGCGTTCGTTTAAAATTTTACTCATATTGATTGTTATGTTGTTACAATACCAACTTTGGTTTGGCAAAAATTCTTTGAATGACTATTTTGCCTTACGCGATGAGGTTGCCAAACAAGCCATTGCCAATCAAGAACTAGCACAACGTAATGCCATATTGGTCGCCGATATTGCCGATTTGCGTAATGGTTTAGATGCGGTGGAAGAACAGGCACGAAACGAGTTAGGCATGATTAAACAAGGTGAAACCTTCTATCGCCTGATTCCTAACTCATCAACTAAATAA
- the ispD gene encoding 2-C-methyl-D-erythritol 4-phosphate cytidylyltransferase, with amino-acid sequence MSFPKKQYTALLPAAGIGSRMQASIPKQYLSLGAKTILQTTLESFLHHPLIKQVVLVLHPDDCWYQKLSVSQPHKVLCLSGGEQRADSVLAGLAKLAADEWVLVHDAARPCISHQDISALIAQVEASQQGAILAYPVKDTMKRGNAQQQIINTVPREQLWHALTPQMFQAGELRDNISAALSQGLAVTDEASAMEWAGYTVNLVKGRSDNIKVTNPEDLALAQWFLSQQTDEETT; translated from the coding sequence ATGAGTTTCCCTAAAAAACAATATACAGCGCTGCTGCCAGCAGCGGGTATTGGCTCTCGAATGCAAGCTAGCATTCCCAAACAATATTTGTCTTTAGGTGCTAAGACAATTTTACAAACTACCCTCGAATCTTTTCTTCATCACCCATTAATTAAACAGGTGGTGCTGGTTCTTCATCCCGATGATTGTTGGTATCAAAAGCTCAGCGTTTCGCAGCCCCACAAGGTGTTATGCCTTAGCGGCGGAGAGCAGCGTGCCGACTCTGTACTAGCAGGTTTAGCTAAGCTAGCAGCCGATGAATGGGTATTGGTGCACGATGCGGCTAGGCCGTGTATTAGTCACCAAGACATTAGCGCGCTGATCGCACAGGTTGAAGCTTCTCAACAAGGCGCTATTTTGGCCTATCCGGTGAAAGATACGATGAAACGTGGCAATGCGCAGCAGCAAATCATCAATACCGTTCCGCGCGAACAATTGTGGCATGCCTTAACCCCTCAGATGTTTCAAGCCGGAGAGCTGCGCGATAATATCAGCGCTGCTTTAAGCCAAGGGCTGGCTGTAACAGATGAGGCTTCGGCCATGGAATGGGCCGGTTACACAGTAAACCTGGTAAAAGGGCGTAGTGATAATATTAAGGTCACCAATCCTGAAGATTTAGCCTTGGCACAGTGGTTCTTAAGCCAACAGACAGATGAGGAAACAACATGA
- the relA gene encoding GTP diphosphokinase yields MVSVRETHLNQQLLFDESQWVASLDIAVEDQQHLFAACNYYRALDADKQSIHRCLSKGKEMVEILVTLNMDLPTLEAALLFPFVEQGLLTKDKLGQQFSDEVIKLQFDAAQMDAMKALRTGKNRTLSSAQIDNVRRMLLAMVGDVRAIVIKLAERICYLREVKNEEEDIRVLAAKESQDIYAPLANRLGIGQLKWELEDFTFRYLHPETYKQIAKQLDEKRLARTQYIEDFVSKLQQDIADANIKAEVYGRPKHIYSIWRKMQKKDLSFDKLFDVRAIRIVAEKLQDCYAILGIVHTSWHHIPSEFDDYVANPKPNGYQSIHTVVIGPEGKAIEVQIRTKQMHEESELGVAAHWKYKEGGSSGRSDFEDKIAWLRKLLAWQDDIAENGAMLEELRSQVFDDRVYVFTPSGEVIDLPAGSTPLDFAYYVHSQVGHRCIGAKVGGRIVPFTYQLRTGEQVEIITQKESSPSRDWLNPNLGYVKSSRARNKIATWFKKQDKDKNQAAGKDLLEAELNRHGFKLSDVELCVERFNVKHVDDLLAAVGAGDVKLSQLIHHLQATLHKPSAEEQDRQALETITKKAEHHGQKKKRAKDSIVVDGVGNLMTHIARCCQPIPGDDIKGFITQGRGISIHSVDCEQLNELESRAPERVIDAVWGEDFAGGYNLTIRIIANDRSGLLRDITTVLANDKVNVLGMQSHSDVKSQTATIDMEVEVYNLETLTRVLSKINQLNHIIEARRLR; encoded by the coding sequence ATGGTCTCGGTTAGAGAAACTCATCTTAATCAACAACTACTATTCGATGAAAGTCAGTGGGTCGCGAGCCTAGATATCGCTGTAGAGGATCAACAGCATCTGTTTGCTGCCTGTAACTATTACCGAGCCTTAGATGCGGATAAACAAAGCATTCATCGTTGTTTAAGCAAAGGCAAGGAGATGGTGGAAATCCTGGTTACTTTAAATATGGATTTACCCACCCTAGAAGCGGCTTTGTTATTTCCCTTTGTTGAGCAGGGCCTATTAACTAAAGATAAGTTAGGCCAACAATTTTCCGATGAAGTGATTAAGTTGCAGTTTGATGCCGCGCAAATGGATGCGATGAAAGCGCTGCGTACTGGTAAAAACAGAACCTTATCTTCAGCGCAAATTGACAACGTAAGACGTATGTTACTGGCAATGGTTGGCGATGTTCGTGCCATTGTCATTAAGCTGGCTGAGCGAATTTGTTACTTACGCGAAGTTAAAAACGAAGAAGAAGACATCAGAGTCTTGGCGGCCAAAGAAAGCCAAGATATTTATGCACCTTTAGCCAACCGTTTAGGTATTGGGCAATTAAAGTGGGAGTTAGAAGATTTTACCTTCCGCTACCTGCATCCCGAAACCTATAAGCAAATTGCCAAACAATTAGATGAAAAGCGCTTAGCACGCACCCAGTACATTGAAGATTTCGTGAGTAAACTTCAGCAAGATATTGCCGACGCCAATATTAAAGCGGAAGTTTATGGCCGACCCAAGCATATCTATAGCATATGGCGAAAAATGCAGAAGAAGGATCTGTCCTTCGATAAGCTATTTGATGTGCGCGCTATTCGTATCGTGGCCGAAAAGCTGCAAGATTGCTACGCCATTCTTGGTATAGTGCATACCTCTTGGCACCACATCCCCAGCGAATTTGATGATTACGTAGCTAACCCCAAGCCCAATGGCTATCAGTCCATTCATACCGTGGTGATAGGCCCAGAAGGTAAGGCCATTGAAGTGCAAATACGTACCAAGCAGATGCATGAAGAATCTGAGCTGGGGGTGGCGGCACACTGGAAATATAAAGAAGGTGGCAGCAGTGGTCGTAGCGATTTTGAAGATAAGATCGCTTGGTTACGCAAGTTATTAGCTTGGCAAGATGACATTGCCGAAAACGGCGCTATGCTCGAAGAACTGCGTTCCCAAGTATTTGATGACCGAGTTTATGTATTTACCCCCAGTGGTGAGGTTATCGACCTTCCTGCTGGTTCTACGCCTTTAGACTTTGCTTATTACGTACATAGCCAAGTGGGTCACCGCTGTATTGGGGCCAAAGTGGGGGGCAGAATTGTGCCCTTTACTTACCAGCTGCGTACTGGCGAACAAGTTGAAATTATTACCCAAAAAGAGTCTAGCCCCAGCCGAGATTGGTTAAACCCCAATTTGGGGTATGTGAAGTCTTCGCGGGCTAGAAACAAAATTGCCACATGGTTTAAGAAACAAGACAAAGACAAGAACCAAGCTGCCGGTAAGGATTTGTTGGAAGCTGAACTGAATCGACATGGTTTTAAGCTTAGTGATGTTGAGCTGTGCGTTGAACGCTTCAATGTTAAACATGTTGATGATTTGCTTGCCGCAGTAGGGGCAGGGGATGTCAAACTCAGTCAGCTGATCCATCACTTGCAAGCCACCTTACATAAGCCCAGTGCAGAGGAGCAAGACCGTCAAGCGCTAGAAACCATCACCAAAAAAGCTGAACATCATGGGCAGAAGAAGAAACGTGCTAAAGACTCGATAGTGGTGGATGGTGTAGGTAACTTAATGACGCACATTGCCCGTTGCTGTCAGCCGATCCCGGGTGATGACATCAAAGGTTTCATTACTCAGGGGCGCGGTATTTCCATTCATAGTGTTGATTGTGAACAACTCAATGAGCTAGAGAGCCGCGCGCCAGAGCGGGTTATTGATGCCGTATGGGGTGAGGATTTCGCCGGTGGATATAACCTGACCATTCGTATCATTGCCAATGATCGTAGCGGATTATTACGCGATATTACCACCGTGTTGGCCAATGACAAAGTGAATGTACTAGGGATGCAAAGCCACTCCGATGTGAAAAGCCAAACTGCTACCATCGATATGGAGGTAGAAGTCTATAACTTAGAAACCTTAACCCGCGTATTGAGTAAAATTAACCAGCTCAATCATATTATTGAAGCACGTCGCTTACGTTAA
- the eno gene encoding phosphopyruvate hydratase translates to MANIVKVLGREIIDSRGNPTVEAEVHLADGSVGLAAAPSGASTGSREALELRDGDKARFLGKGVLKAVAAVNGPIAEALVGKDALAQAELDQIMIDLDGTDNKANFGANAILAVSLAAAKAAAASKGVKLYEHIADLNGTPGVYSMPLPMMNIINGGEHADNNVDIQEFMIQPVGAPTLKEGLRIGAEVFHNLAKVLKSKGMSTAVGDEGGFAPNLESNAAALAAIKEAVELAGYELGKDVTLAMDCAASEFYDKEAGNYNMKGEGKVFTSEEFNHYLEGLVADYPIVSIEDGLDESDWDGFKHQTELLGDKIQLVGDDLFVTNTKILKEGIEKGIANSILIKFNQIGSLTETLAAIKMAKDAGYTAVISHRSGETEDATIADLAVGTAAGQIKTGSMSRSDRIAKYNQLIRIEEALGAKAPYNGLKEVKGQA, encoded by the coding sequence ATGGCTAATATCGTAAAAGTACTAGGTCGTGAAATCATTGATTCACGTGGTAACCCAACTGTTGAAGCTGAAGTTCACCTAGCTGATGGTTCTGTGGGTCTTGCCGCTGCTCCTTCTGGTGCATCAACTGGTTCTCGCGAAGCGCTAGAATTACGTGATGGAGATAAAGCACGTTTTCTAGGCAAAGGTGTACTTAAAGCAGTTGCCGCTGTTAACGGTCCAATCGCTGAAGCGCTAGTGGGTAAAGATGCGCTTGCTCAAGCTGAACTAGACCAAATCATGATCGACTTAGATGGTACTGACAACAAAGCTAACTTTGGTGCTAACGCTATCCTAGCTGTATCTTTGGCTGCTGCAAAAGCTGCTGCTGCTTCAAAAGGCGTTAAATTATACGAACACATTGCTGATCTAAACGGCACTCCTGGTGTTTACTCTATGCCTCTTCCAATGATGAACATCATCAACGGTGGTGAGCACGCTGATAACAACGTAGACATTCAAGAGTTCATGATTCAGCCAGTTGGCGCACCTACTCTTAAAGAAGGCCTACGCATCGGTGCTGAGGTATTCCACAACCTAGCTAAAGTTCTTAAGTCTAAAGGCATGAGCACTGCTGTAGGTGACGAAGGTGGTTTCGCTCCTAACCTAGAATCTAACGCTGCTGCTCTTGCTGCGATTAAAGAAGCTGTTGAACTAGCTGGTTACGAATTAGGTAAAGACGTAACTCTAGCTATGGACTGTGCTGCTTCTGAGTTCTACGACAAAGAAGCTGGTAACTACAACATGAAAGGTGAAGGTAAAGTATTCACTTCTGAAGAGTTTAACCACTACTTAGAAGGTCTAGTTGCTGATTACCCAATCGTTTCTATCGAAGATGGTCTAGACGAGTCTGACTGGGATGGCTTCAAGCACCAAACTGAACTTCTAGGTGACAAAATCCAATTGGTTGGTGACGATTTGTTCGTAACTAACACTAAGATCTTGAAAGAAGGTATCGAGAAAGGCATCGCTAACTCTATCCTAATCAAGTTCAACCAAATTGGTTCTTTAACTGAAACTCTAGCTGCAATCAAAATGGCGAAAGACGCAGGCTACACAGCTGTAATCTCTCACCGTTCAGGCGAAACTGAAGATGCAACTATTGCTGACCTAGCTGTTGGTACTGCTGCAGGCCAAATCAAAACTGGTTCTATGAGCCGTTCTGACCGTATCGCTAAGTACAACCAACTTATCCGTATCGAAGAAGCTTTAGGTGCTAAAGCTCCTTACAACGGTCTTAAAGAAGTTAAAGGTCAAGCCTAA
- the mazG gene encoding nucleoside triphosphate pyrophosphohydrolase encodes MFSRPYTIDTLLAIMQRLRDPQQGCPWDQKQHWQSIVPHTIEEAYELADAIEQALAEDDFSQVRLELGDLLFQVVFYAQFAKEQARFEFSDVIEGICEKLIRRHPHVFAEQSFADEAAIGRNWEQLKAEERASKKLTSNSVLADVPLALPALSRAQKLQKRCAHVGFDWPCVEPVLDKIQEELEEVQQALAAGDRQNLAEEIGDLLFSCVNLARVTQFDAEDLLRQANQKFTQRFQAVEQLAALSGKSLEQMSLEEMDLLWDKVKENYKN; translated from the coding sequence ATGTTTAGCCGCCCTTATACTATCGATACCTTGTTGGCGATAATGCAAAGACTGCGTGATCCACAACAAGGTTGCCCTTGGGATCAAAAACAACATTGGCAAAGTATTGTTCCTCATACCATTGAAGAGGCTTACGAGTTAGCCGATGCGATAGAGCAAGCGCTGGCCGAGGATGACTTTTCGCAAGTGCGTCTAGAGTTGGGGGATTTGTTATTTCAAGTGGTGTTTTATGCCCAGTTTGCCAAGGAGCAAGCACGCTTTGAATTTAGTGATGTTATCGAAGGGATTTGTGAAAAGCTGATCCGGCGCCATCCTCATGTGTTTGCCGAACAGAGCTTTGCCGACGAAGCCGCTATAGGCCGAAACTGGGAGCAGTTAAAAGCTGAAGAGCGGGCCAGTAAAAAACTGACTAGCAATAGCGTATTGGCCGATGTTCCCTTGGCGCTGCCTGCTCTTAGTCGTGCGCAAAAGCTACAAAAGCGTTGTGCTCATGTGGGCTTTGACTGGCCCTGCGTTGAACCGGTATTAGACAAAATTCAAGAAGAGCTAGAAGAAGTACAGCAGGCCTTGGCTGCGGGGGATAGGCAAAATCTGGCTGAAGAAATTGGTGATTTGTTGTTTTCTTGCGTAAATTTAGCGCGAGTCACGCAGTTTGATGCAGAAGATTTATTACGCCAAGCTAATCAGAAATTCACTCAGCGCTTTCAAGCTGTGGAGCAGTTAGCAGCACTTTCCGGTAAGTCTCTTGAGCAAATGAGCTTAGAAGAAATGGATTTGCTTTGGGATAAAGTGAAAGAAAATTACAAAAATTGA
- a CDS encoding CTP synthase — MTTKYIFVTGGVVSSLGKGIAAASLAAILEARGLNVTIMKLDPYINVDPGTMSPIQHGEVFVTEDGAETDLDLGHYERFIRNKMTKRNNFTTGRVYEDVLRKERRGDYLGATIQVIPHITNAIKERIVAGGEGVDVAIVEIGGTVGDIESQPFLEAIRQLGTEIGRERAMYMHLTLVPFLGAAGEVKTKPTQHSVKELRSIGIQPDILICRSDRAIPANERAKIALFTNVPDRAVISLKDVDSIYKIPALLRSQGLDALVTERFAIDCPEADLSEWEQVIYEEANPTNEIVIGMVGKYVELPDAYKSVNEALKHGGLKNRLSVKIQYVDSQDLELKGTDILKDLDAILVPGGFGERGVEGKILAAQYARENKVPYLGICLGMQVALIEYARNVAGLKGAHSSEFDAKSKYPVVGLITEWIDEDGKLETRSEDSDLGGTMRLGAQLCHLTEGSKVAELYGSLEIYERHRHRYEVNNTLLPKITAKGLQVTGLSSDKKLVEIIENPDHPWFVAAQFHPEFTSTPRDGHPLFAGFVKAAGEFNKAR; from the coding sequence ATGACAACAAAGTACATTTTCGTCACTGGAGGCGTAGTCTCCTCTTTGGGTAAAGGTATTGCCGCAGCATCGTTGGCCGCCATCCTTGAAGCTCGTGGTCTTAATGTGACCATTATGAAGCTAGACCCTTATATCAACGTTGATCCAGGCACCATGAGCCCGATCCAACACGGCGAAGTATTTGTAACTGAAGATGGCGCTGAAACAGACCTCGATTTAGGTCACTACGAGCGTTTTATTCGTAACAAAATGACTAAACGTAACAACTTCACAACGGGTCGGGTTTATGAAGATGTATTACGTAAAGAGCGTCGTGGTGATTACTTAGGTGCAACGATTCAGGTTATTCCTCATATCACTAATGCCATTAAAGAGCGCATTGTAGCCGGTGGAGAGGGGGTTGATGTGGCCATCGTAGAGATTGGCGGCACCGTGGGTGATATCGAGTCTCAACCTTTTTTAGAAGCGATTCGCCAACTCGGCACTGAAATTGGTCGCGAACGCGCTATGTATATGCACCTTACCTTGGTGCCTTTCCTTGGCGCAGCCGGAGAAGTGAAAACTAAACCGACTCAGCACTCGGTGAAAGAGCTACGTTCTATTGGTATTCAACCTGACATTCTTATCTGTCGTAGCGACCGTGCTATTCCAGCAAACGAACGCGCTAAAATTGCTTTGTTTACCAATGTGCCTGACCGTGCGGTTATTTCTCTTAAAGATGTCGACAGTATTTACAAAATTCCAGCGTTGCTTCGTTCACAAGGCCTAGACGCCCTAGTGACCGAGCGTTTTGCTATTGATTGCCCTGAAGCTGACCTAAGTGAATGGGAACAAGTGATTTATGAAGAAGCCAACCCAACCAACGAAATCGTAATTGGTATGGTGGGTAAATATGTTGAATTACCGGATGCTTACAAGTCGGTCAACGAAGCGCTTAAGCATGGTGGTTTAAAGAATCGCTTAAGTGTGAAGATTCAATATGTGGATTCCCAAGATCTTGAGCTTAAGGGGACGGACATCCTTAAGGATCTAGACGCTATTCTAGTACCTGGTGGTTTTGGCGAGCGCGGTGTAGAGGGCAAAATTTTGGCTGCTCAGTATGCTCGTGAAAACAAGGTTCCTTACCTTGGTATTTGTTTAGGCATGCAAGTGGCGTTAATTGAATACGCCCGTAATGTGGCTGGCCTAAAAGGCGCTCACTCAAGTGAGTTTGACGCGAAGTCTAAATACCCTGTAGTAGGTTTGATCACCGAATGGATTGACGAAGACGGTAAGTTAGAAACCCGTAGTGAAGATTCTGATTTGGGCGGCACTATGCGTTTGGGAGCACAGTTATGTCATTTAACTGAAGGCTCTAAAGTGGCTGAACTATACGGTAGCTTGGAGATTTATGAGCGCCATCGTCACCGTTACGAAGTAAATAATACTTTACTGCCTAAAATAACTGCAAAAGGCTTGCAGGTTACCGGTCTTTCCTCCGATAAAAAATTGGTAGAAATTATTGAAAACCCAGACCACCCTTGGTTTGTGGCGGCACAATTCCACCCCGAGTTCACATCTACCCCGCGTGATGGCCACCCATTGTTTGCGGGCTTTGTGAAAGCGGCTGGTGAATTTAATAAAGCTCGCTAA